From a region of the Zingiber officinale cultivar Zhangliang chromosome 10B, Zo_v1.1, whole genome shotgun sequence genome:
- the LOC122029364 gene encoding probable UMP-CMP kinase 2 isoform X2, whose amino-acid sequence MAFFRKGIAKLATEAISNRKTPFITFVLGGPGSGKGTQCQKIADVFNFEHICAGDLLREEMSSNSQNGVMIRSIIMEGMIVPSEITINLLKREIHSCGNNNKVLIDGFPRNEENRITFERIVGVEPDLVLFFDCPEEEIVERILKRNQGRIDDNIDTIKKRLESFKKLSLPVIDHYTAKGKVYKINAVGSVDEVFQRIRPVFTSLRCCSQCSASVVRLLLASHL is encoded by the exons ATGGCATTCTTCAGAAAAGGAATTGCAAAGTTG GCGACGGAGGCTATATCTAATAGAAAAACTCCTTTCATAACGTTTGTCTTGG GTGGTCCTGGCAGTGGGAAAGGAACTCAATGCCAAAAAATTGCTGACGTCTTCAACTTTGAACATATATGTGCTGGTGATTTATTGAGAGAGGAAATGTCCTCCAATAGTCAAAATGG AGTAATGATCCGTAGCATAATCATGGAAGGGATGATTGTTCCTTCAGAAATAACTATCAACTTGCTCAAGAGAGAAATTCATTCTTGTGGGAACAATAATAAGGTTCTTATTGATGGTTTTCCTAGAAATGAAGAAAATCGCATAACTTTTGAGAGGATT GTTGGAGTAGAACCAGACCTTGTGCTTTTTTTTGACTGCCCTGAGGAGGAGATTGTTGAACGAATACTAAAACGGAATCAG GGAAGAATTGATGATAACATTGACACAATAAAGAAAAGGTTGGAAAGTTTCAAGAAACTGAGTCTTCCTGTAATAGATCATTATACTGCAAAAGGGAAAGTTTACAAG ATTAATGCAGTGGGATCTGTGGATGAGGTTTTCCAAAGGATTCGTCCAGTGTTTACTTCCTTGAG ATGCTGCTCACAGTGCTCTGCTTCTGTTGTGCGACTACTGCTCGCTTCTCACCTATGA
- the LOC122029364 gene encoding UMP-CMP kinase-like isoform X3 yields the protein MAFFRKGIAKLATEAISNRKTPFITFVLGGPGSGKGTQCQKIADVFNFEHICAGDLLREEMSSNSQNGVMIRSIIMEGMIVPSEITINLLKREIHSCGNNNKVLIDGFPRNEENRITFERIVGVEPDLVLFFDCPEEEIVERILKRNQGRIDDNIDTIKKRLESFKKLSLPVIDHYTAKGKVYKINAVGSVDEVFQRIRPVFTSLSSKSTDGWTQINKGD from the exons ATGGCATTCTTCAGAAAAGGAATTGCAAAGTTG GCGACGGAGGCTATATCTAATAGAAAAACTCCTTTCATAACGTTTGTCTTGG GTGGTCCTGGCAGTGGGAAAGGAACTCAATGCCAAAAAATTGCTGACGTCTTCAACTTTGAACATATATGTGCTGGTGATTTATTGAGAGAGGAAATGTCCTCCAATAGTCAAAATGG AGTAATGATCCGTAGCATAATCATGGAAGGGATGATTGTTCCTTCAGAAATAACTATCAACTTGCTCAAGAGAGAAATTCATTCTTGTGGGAACAATAATAAGGTTCTTATTGATGGTTTTCCTAGAAATGAAGAAAATCGCATAACTTTTGAGAGGATT GTTGGAGTAGAACCAGACCTTGTGCTTTTTTTTGACTGCCCTGAGGAGGAGATTGTTGAACGAATACTAAAACGGAATCAG GGAAGAATTGATGATAACATTGACACAATAAAGAAAAGGTTGGAAAGTTTCAAGAAACTGAGTCTTCCTGTAATAGATCATTATACTGCAAAAGGGAAAGTTTACAAG ATTAATGCAGTGGGATCTGTGGATGAGGTTTTCCAAAGGATTCGTCCAGTGTTTACTTCCTTGAG CTCAAAAAGTACCGATGGATGGACACAGATAAACAAAGGAGACTGA
- the LOC122029364 gene encoding UMP-CMP kinase 3-like isoform X1, which yields MAFFRKGIAKLATEAISNRKTPFITFVLGGPGSGKGTQCQKIADVFNFEHICAGDLLREEMSSNSQNGVMIRSIIMEGMIVPSEITINLLKREIHSCGNNNKVLIDGFPRNEENRITFERIVGVEPDLVLFFDCPEEEIVERILKRNQGRIDDNIDTIKKRLESFKKLSLPVIDHYTAKGKVYKLKKYRWMDTDKQRRLTNCHEGKSAVKKGKDESRSRLPEASQPDMNG from the exons ATGGCATTCTTCAGAAAAGGAATTGCAAAGTTG GCGACGGAGGCTATATCTAATAGAAAAACTCCTTTCATAACGTTTGTCTTGG GTGGTCCTGGCAGTGGGAAAGGAACTCAATGCCAAAAAATTGCTGACGTCTTCAACTTTGAACATATATGTGCTGGTGATTTATTGAGAGAGGAAATGTCCTCCAATAGTCAAAATGG AGTAATGATCCGTAGCATAATCATGGAAGGGATGATTGTTCCTTCAGAAATAACTATCAACTTGCTCAAGAGAGAAATTCATTCTTGTGGGAACAATAATAAGGTTCTTATTGATGGTTTTCCTAGAAATGAAGAAAATCGCATAACTTTTGAGAGGATT GTTGGAGTAGAACCAGACCTTGTGCTTTTTTTTGACTGCCCTGAGGAGGAGATTGTTGAACGAATACTAAAACGGAATCAG GGAAGAATTGATGATAACATTGACACAATAAAGAAAAGGTTGGAAAGTTTCAAGAAACTGAGTCTTCCTGTAATAGATCATTATACTGCAAAAGGGAAAGTTTACAAG CTCAAAAAGTACCGATGGATGGACACAGATAAACAAAGGAGACTGACAAATTGTCATGAAGGAAAGAGTGCAGTTAAAAAAGGCAAGGATGAAAGCAGATCGAGGCTGCCTGAGGCATCCCAGCCAGATATGAATGGTTAA